In one window of Candidatus Poribacteria bacterium DNA:
- a CDS encoding transposase → MSRKAYPSDVADDEWGFVAPYLTLMTEDAPQRERALREVFNGLRWVVRAGASWRMLPHDLPPWEAVYQQTQRWIQAGVFESMTHDLRVLLRVLLRVAAGRNEQPSVTLLDSRTLQSTP, encoded by the coding sequence ATGTCTCGAAAAGCCTATCCGTCCGACGTGGCGGACGACGAATGGGGGTTCGTCGCCCCTTATTTGACGTTGATGACCGAGGACGCTCCGCAACGGGAACGTGCGTTGCGGGAAGTCTTCAACGGACTTCGATGGGTCGTGCGGGCGGGCGCCTCGTGGCGCATGCTGCCTCACGACCTGCCGCCGTGGGAGGCGGTCTATCAGCAGACTCAGCGATGGATCCAAGCGGGCGTCTTCGAGTCCATGACTCACGACCTGCGCGTTCTGCTGCGCGTTCTGCTGCGCGTGGCCGCCGGACGGAACGAACAGCCGTCCGTGACCCTTCTCGACAGCCGTACGCTGCAATCGACGCCG